Genomic segment of Leishmania panamensis strain MHOM/PA/94/PSC-1 chromosome 20 sequence:
CCCatgctgcaggcggcgcacgtTGGCGTCGGCGTGAAAGGGCGGGAGGGTAGCCAGGCGAAGCTCGCGTCCGACTTTGCGATCGGCCAGTTCCGCTTCTTGTCGAAGTTGATCCTCGTGCATGGGCACACCGCCTATCAACGCACAGCCATGATTGTGCAACAGAGCTTCTGGAAGACGGTGCTCATTGCGTGGGTGCAGGTGCTCTTCAACGTGTCCACCGACTTCTCTGGCGTGTCCTACTGGGACTCACTTAGCCTCACCTTGTACAATGCCATCCCCACTGTCCCCGTGACATTTTTGTGTGTGATGAACATGCCTCTCTCGCAGTGGCTCTTATGCTCCACCCCGAAGCTCTACACCATGTCCCAACGCGGCCGGTACTTGAACGCCACTACCTTCTACGGCTACGTAGCCCGGGCGCTTCTACACGGCAGTATGGTGTACTACTTGTCCGTTGCGCTTCAGCACGGCGCGGGGGCGATTATGGCGAAGGGATGGGTACTcgaccgcagcggcgacttTTACGCGCCGTACATTGCCGTCGTGACggtgcacacgtacacagtGTTGACCGAGTCGCACTCTATCACGATTGCGCACTGGttctgctttctcttctctatCTGGACGTGCTTCCTCAGCTTCTGGCTCTACGCACGCGTTCCGGCCTCGTCGAATAGGACCTTCTCGGTACTACTCACGAGTCCATCCTTTTACTTAGTATACTTCGGCTTACTTACCGCCGTGTGTATCTCGCTCGCCATCTACGCCATACCAAAGGCTCTCTGGTTCCCCGATGCCCTGCAGCTGGAGCGGCTTCTGCTGGCGCATTtgcggcagaggcgtgtgtggcacagcagcacgccagtCCGTGCTCTCCGCACCTTCTTCCAGGAGGACAATCCCTCGCAGTTTTGGAAGTCGGTTTCTCTCTACCAcgcactgcgctgctcccCGCCTCCGCGGCAGACCTTTACGATCTCGGAAGATGAGGATGGAGAAGCGGAGGCCTCGCTGATATCTGTAACGAGACGAATTCGTTCCCCTCATGTGCGGAAGAGAGCTGGAGAGACGTAGATACACTCGCTGATCAGGGTTAATGTGCCATATCCACTCGTCCTCGAAGCCGAGCCGCAACTACCGTCATCGTTTGCGCGAATACAGCGTTTGCCCCCTTCTGATTGACAAAGGGGGACTGGGGTGCACGTATGTGGCCTTGGTGCTACACAggtctctgtctctccttGATTTTCCTTCTTGTTGCGACATTCTTCCCCCCTAGCGGAGGGAAACAGAACAaacacgcgtgtgcgtctctcctgACAGGAGTGGAGGTCGTGCTATCGTATCATTGTTGAGTCCACGGTGAATGCAAAGCGAAGCGGAACGTCGTTCCTCTCCCTTGCATGCCTTCATATACAATCCTTGCCGCTCTGTAGCTGtacacgcgtgtgcgtgaagGGTGGCGTGGAGGggcagaaggagggagggcagggTACTCTGGATGTTGCGCTCTCCACTCGTTGTATGCCTATAgacgtgcacgtgcgcgcgtgtagCTTGGCGCGTCCAGGGGCTTTTTCTCATTCTCGATATCGCCTCACCCTCTCTAGCCTTTCCTGCATCTTCGCCATTTGATATTCGTGTGGTGGCGGTTGTTTACTCTTGCTCCCTCGCACCGTTCAGAGTTGCTTAGATCACCGACGGAGAAGGACATAGCGGCGCAAGACAGCCGAGTCAATACGGCTACCCGAGATGGCGACCAAGGGACACGTTGTGCGTcctttcgctctcctttcGTGCGCCCGCGGTGCCCCCATGTTCGTGAGTCGGGCGAGCTTGTTTGCAGCGTCCCACAGGCAGTCTGTGTGGTGACCATGTACTGTTCAGAAGTCAGACGACGTGAGGTGCGCGCCAGATGGTGCAACAAGAGCTTCATCACTCCCCGATGCGGTGATGAATGCGTCTGCTCCACGGCGAGCAGCGCCTCACTTGGCGTGTGGCGCCTATTATGCGCTGGCTCCCTGCCGTTTATATtatttcttcttttttttttgcgttgATTCTATCACGTATTCTCTCTGCCCCAACGTGCGGAGACGAGTGCGGCACGGAAACCAAAGATCAACGAGCATTCTTTCCAGGTAAAGCATTGGGCGCAACTCATTCCCCTGTTGAGGCCTTACAGTCACCGCCGTGCGCCACAGTCGGCGCGCTGGATGCTGCAACGATTGTCGCCCAGTGCCGCTCCTTGaccccacctccctccctcgagGCATTTTTCATGCCTCTTGCATCCTTCgcgccgttgccaccgctgctgactattttcttttttttccttttgaTTTTTTTTGTCTGTTGTATTCTTGCTGTTCTGggtgctgtctctctctctctctctgcctgtgtcCTTCTGTCCTGGGGTTTGGCaggtctgcgtgtgcgcgcgcttcaTTGTGCACGTCGTTATTCCATTCGCACCCTTTCTGATATGTTTGCCATCATCTTGAGGAGTGAATAGGACGTGAAACGACGAGGCGGCCTCGCTTCTACGTTTTGAACCCGCCGCCATCTAGTggcgagagggggcgggagaGGATTAAGGCGTTGTGGTGCCGACGCTACGGAGGATGCATGCCGCCCACACCCCCAGGATCGAGCGGAGGGCCGTATGTCTACTCACAattggcgctgccgctgcaggctTACCGGTTCCCTCTTAGAAGTACGGTTTCTCTGTTCCACTTTCTCCCTGCtttctcgctcctcctcctctccggtGTTTACACGCCATCACTTGCCTATCACCGACGATTTTTTTACCATCATCTCCACGGATACTGCATACGTCAGTGCTTCTTTTGGTTTCTTGTGTCTCTTAACTCTTGTCAcaacctcctctccttttcttctcatCTTCCCTTCCTGTGACTGCATGCTgcggtgttgttgttctcaTCTAGTCTAGACAGAATGCGACTCAAACTCCCGATCACGTCTGGCCGTcgcgccgctgtggtgctgtcgctgcttcAGCTCATTCTTGTCCTCATCGTAGCAcacgcggcggtggggagCGCACAAAGGATTCCCACGAACGATAGTGAGGACGTGGTGCCAGCGGGGAAGCCAGACGAGAGCCTTGGCGCCTCTGGCTGGGTGTCGCTCATTGTTGTCGACTCCGTCCTCTTGCTGTTTGCCGCCCTCTTTGCTGGCCTGACGCTGGCGTTGCTCGGCCTCGACA
This window contains:
- a CDS encoding hypothetical protein (TriTrypDB/GeneDB-style sysID: LpmP.20.2360) — translated: MPLASFAPLPPLLTIFFFFLLIFFVCCILAVLGAVSLSLSACVLLSWGLAGLRVRALHCARRYSIRTLSDMFAIILRSE